One stretch of Muribaculum intestinale DNA includes these proteins:
- a CDS encoding BspA family leucine-rich repeat surface protein, with the protein MQSGLRFNRPYPNTIKSVNLSACDIPRLRDLSYMFYGCWDLVAVDLSPLDVSEVTTMKFMFGECLSLKSLDLSGLDTSKVKDLSWMFHECCNLLRIDFRNFDTLMVEDMSWMFSLCHSLATLDLSMFDTSRVKDMSRMFYECVSLETVDLSSFDLRRAESTEEMFARCDRLHTVFMKNCSDQTVGRISKELPPSVKIIR; encoded by the coding sequence ATGCAGTCAGGTTTGAGATTCAATAGGCCATACCCGAACACCATCAAATCAGTCAATCTCTCAGCTTGTGACATACCAAGGCTGAGAGACCTGTCATATATGTTTTACGGGTGCTGGGATCTGGTGGCCGTTGACCTTTCTCCTCTGGATGTCTCAGAAGTTACAACCATGAAGTTCATGTTCGGGGAATGTCTGAGCCTTAAATCGCTTGACTTGTCGGGGCTCGATACATCGAAGGTGAAAGATCTGTCATGGATGTTTCATGAGTGTTGCAATCTTCTACGGATAGACTTCAGGAACTTTGACACTTTAATGGTGGAAGATATGAGCTGGATGTTCTCTTTGTGTCATAGTCTGGCCACTCTTGACCTGAGCATGTTTGACACATCAAGGGTAAAGGATATGTCCCGAATGTTCTATGAGTGTGTAAGCCTTGAAACGGTAGACCTAAGCTCTTTTGATCTTCGTAGAGCCGAATCTACGGAAGAAATGTTCGCACGCTGCGACAGGTTGCATACAGTCTTCATGAAGAACTGTTCCGACCAAACTGTCGGAAGAATAAGCAAGGAACTACCACCATCGGTAAAAATCATACGATGA
- a CDS encoding tyrosine-type recombinase/integrase → MGKAARPFPTGHFRLYKTRQTKNDRPLVVQIEYAVKSVAVRRSTGISVKEKDWNPNENKGRGGVRASYGPDYRNINSRLTKSVNELDSKIAAWSEKHPDRLTVETMRALLDDHPTTREDKGIDFVSYVSDLLKNELDRNKIGQSVYRNGLSAMKIFREFLKSEKRGTYAPDSIYVSEISTELIESHIKWRREIKDNSDDTINHALTPILKGCQQAMVMGYIPVALNAAIQKMRIIKTVSLQKNDESSVKHLSKKELECLIKFYTEDKEARRKEYIEMFLFALYACGLRVIDIITLQWSDIDFDKRTLNKIQVKTKNRNVIPLSDQAMGILEQWKGRYNRFVFGLLDDDFNLDDTDALYRVRNTKTRGINQALNVIGEKLGLSFSLTFHVGRHTFAVLSLNNGMDMTMVSQLLGHSSTEITEKVYAHFMPARLREELSKIKLPSL, encoded by the coding sequence ATGGGTAAAGCAGCAAGACCATTCCCGACCGGACATTTCCGGTTGTACAAGACCAGACAAACCAAGAATGATCGCCCTCTGGTGGTCCAGATTGAATATGCTGTCAAATCAGTGGCAGTCAGACGCTCTACCGGGATCTCTGTCAAAGAAAAGGACTGGAATCCTAACGAGAACAAGGGACGTGGCGGTGTCAGGGCAAGCTACGGACCTGACTATCGCAATATCAACAGCCGGCTTACCAAAAGCGTCAATGAGCTTGACTCCAAGATAGCGGCTTGGAGTGAGAAGCACCCCGACCGTTTGACAGTAGAGACCATGAGGGCTCTTCTTGACGACCACCCGACAACACGCGAGGACAAAGGTATTGATTTTGTGAGTTATGTGTCAGACCTCCTTAAAAACGAACTGGACCGAAATAAAATCGGTCAGAGTGTATATCGCAATGGCCTGAGCGCCATGAAAATATTCCGTGAGTTCCTGAAATCGGAAAAACGCGGTACGTATGCACCCGACAGCATTTATGTCTCCGAGATTTCCACGGAGCTTATAGAGTCACACATAAAGTGGAGACGTGAGATCAAGGACAACAGTGACGATACCATAAACCATGCCCTGACCCCTATACTCAAAGGCTGTCAACAGGCAATGGTCATGGGATACATCCCGGTGGCTCTCAATGCCGCCATACAGAAGATGAGAATCATCAAGACCGTATCACTTCAGAAGAATGATGAGTCAAGCGTGAAGCATCTTTCCAAAAAGGAACTGGAGTGTCTTATAAAGTTTTACACGGAAGATAAGGAAGCGAGACGGAAGGAATATATCGAGATGTTCCTGTTTGCCCTATATGCCTGTGGTTTGCGTGTCATTGACATCATCACCCTGCAATGGTCTGACATAGACTTCGACAAACGGACTCTTAACAAGATACAGGTCAAGACGAAAAACAGGAATGTTATACCCCTAAGCGACCAGGCTATGGGAATACTTGAACAGTGGAAAGGTCGATACAATCGCTTTGTTTTCGGATTGCTTGACGATGACTTTAACCTTGATGACACAGATGCCCTGTACCGTGTGAGGAATACAAAGACACGTGGTATCAATCAAGCTCTCAATGTGATTGGTGAAAAACTGGGACTGTCATTCAGTCTCACATTTCATGTCGGGCGCCACACCTTTGCTGTCCTGAGCCTTAACAACGGTATGGACATGACGATGGTGAGCCAGCTTCTCGGTCATTCCTCTACTGAAATAACCGAGAAGGTCTACGCTCACTTTATGCCGGCAAGGCTACGTGAGGAGCTGAGCAAGATTAAGTTGCCATCCCTTTAG